Proteins co-encoded in one Medicago truncatula cultivar Jemalong A17 chromosome 8, MtrunA17r5.0-ANR, whole genome shotgun sequence genomic window:
- the LOC11440382 gene encoding 54S ribosomal protein L51, mitochondrial, with product MALRGVWQLKKLVVSFSDWGGSSRGIRAFMESHLPAFKEANPQLEVDTEMIRGQHPHLKAFYKNHNDRVVCVKNMDPEEILLHATRLRNALGRKVIKLRTRHVTKHPSVQGTWTTALKY from the exons ATGGCATTGCGAGGAGTTTGGCAACTGAAGAAGCTCGTTGTTAGCTTTAGCGATTGGGGTGGAAGTAGCAGAGGCATTAG GGCATTTATGGAGTCACATTTGCCAGCGTTTAAGGAGGCGAACCCTCAGTTAGAGGTGGACACTGAAATGATTCGTGGTCAGCATCCACATCTAAAGGCTTTTTACA AGAACCATAATGACCGAGTGGTGTGTGTGAAGAATATGGATCCGGAAGAGATACTTCTGCATGCAACCAGGCTAAGGAATGCATTGGGAAGGAAAGTAATTAAGTTGAGGACAAGACATGTAACCAAACACCCTAGCGTGCAAGGTACATGGACAACTGCTTTGAAATATTAG